The proteins below are encoded in one region of Sebastes fasciatus isolate fSebFas1 chromosome 16, fSebFas1.pri, whole genome shotgun sequence:
- the LOC141753115 gene encoding neuroligin-3-like isoform X2: MWLATFRDHLLPAHLLHHQGTVTITHCALLWWILCSCWSFTKATSQKFYPTVTTQFGKLRGLRVPVPSEVLRPVDQYLGVPYAAPPVGEKRFMPPDQPSSWSGIKNATHFMPVCPQNIHNTVPEIMMPIWFTYNLDTVATYIQDQSEDCLYLNIYAPTEDDIRDSEARPVMVYIHGGSYMEGTGNMMDGSVLASYGNVVVVTLNYRIGILGFLSTGDQAAKGNYGLLDQIQALRWISKNIGYFGGDPGRITVFGSGIGASCVSLLTLSHHSEGLFHRAIIQSGSALSSWAVNYQPVKYTRMLAERVGCNVLDTVDMVSCLQKKSARELVEQDIQPARYRVAFGPVIDGDVIPDDPEILMEQGEFLNYDIMLGVNQGEGLRFVENVMDLEDGVSGSDFDFAVSDFVDSLYGYPEGKDTLRETIKFMYTDWADKDNPETRRKTLVALFTDHQWVEPSVVTADLHARYGSPTYFYAFYHHCQSLMKPVWSDSAHGDEVPYVFGIPMVGPTDLFPCNFSRNDIMLSAVVMTYWTNFAKSGDPNKPVPQDTKFIHTKANRFEEVAWSKYDPYDQLYLHIGLKPRIRDHYRATKVAFWKHLVPHLYNLHDMFHYSSTTTKVTPLDPTQSNGKRAGSTGRPPVSTAHNGEGGREMGPLIMPNPRDYSTELSVTIAVGASLLFLNVLAFAALYYRKDKRSRQDTSQQPSPQRDSKGNNVSHTTTIDETLSQQRNQCEALHNPLHVSPSLDYSLSQRRSPDDIPLMTPNNITMIPNSLMGLSNMSPYSTFPAGYSSAGLPSTHSTTRV, from the exons ATGTGGCTGGCTACATTTAGAGACCATCTGTTGCCTGCACACCTGCTACACCATCAAGGGACTGTAACCATCACCCACTGTGCTCTTCTTTGGTGGATATTATGCTCCTGCTGGTCATTCACCAAGGCGACAAGCCAGAAATTCTACCCGACGGTGACTACCCAGTTCGGGAAACTGCGAGGCCTCAGGGTCCCTGTGCCCAGCGAGGTGCTCCGGCCTGTCGACCAGTACCTGGGGGTCCCCTATGCCGCTCCGCCCGTGGGTGAGAAGCGCTTCATGCCCCCAGACCAGCCCTCCTCTTGGTCAGGTATCAAGAACGCCACCCACTTCATGCCCGTGTGCCCTCAGAACATCCACAACACCGTGCCAGAGATCATGATGCCCATATGGTTCACCTATAACCTGGACACGGTAGCCACATACATTCAGGATCAGAGCGAGGACTGTTTGTATCTAAACATCTACGCTCCGACAGAGGATG ATATAAGGGACTCCGAAGCCAGACCCGTGATGGTCTACATCCACGGAGGCTCCTATATGGAGGGCACTGGGAACATGATGGACGGTAGCGTGCTGGCCAGTTACGGGAACGTTGTTGTCGTCACGCTCAACTACAGGATTGGAATATTAG GCTTCCTCAGTACTGGTGACCAGGCAGCAAAGGGAAACTACGGACTCCTGGACCAGATTCAAGCCCTCCGTTGGATCAGTAAGAACATTGGTTACTTTGGAGGGGACCCGGGTCGCATCACAGTTTTTGGATCTGGAATCGGTGCTTCCTGTGTCAGTCTGCTAACCCTGTCCCACCACTCAGAGG GTTTGTTCCACAGAGCCATCATCCAAAGCGGTTCAGCCCTGTCCAGCTGGGCTGTCAACTACCAGCCAGTCAAGTACACTCGCATGCTGGCCGAGAGGGTTGGCTGCAATGTGCTAGACACCGTGGACATGGTCTCCTGCCTGCAGAAGAAGAGTGCAAGGGAGCTGGTGGAGCAAGACATCCAGCCTGCCCGGTACCGTGTGGCTTTTGGTCCCGTCATTGACGGAGACGTCATCCCGGACGACCCGGAGATCCTGATGGAGCAGGGGGAGTTCCTCAACTACGATATAATGCTAGGTGTTAATCAGGGAGAAGGGCTACGCTTTGTGGAGAATGTGATGGATCTGGAGGACGGCGTGTCTGGCAGCGACTTTGACTTTGCTGTGTCAGACTTTGTGGACAGTTTGTATGGCTATCCAGAAGGGAAGGACACACTGAGGGAGACAATTAAATTCATGTACACAGACTGGGCCGACAAGGACAACCCAGAGACCAGGAGGAAGACCCTGGTGGCCCTCTTCACCGACCACCAATGGGTGGAGCCCTCAGTGGTGACGGCTGACCTACACGCCCGCTACGGCTCACCTACGTACTTCTACGCCTTCTACCACCACTGCCAGAGCCTCATGAAGCCAGTGTGGTCAGACTCAGCGCACGGAGATGAGGTGCCTTATGTGTTTGGCATCCCCATGGTGGGCCCAACTGACCTCTTCCCCTGTAACTTCTCCAGGAACGACATCATGCTCAGCGCTGTGGTTATGACTTATTGGACCAACTTCGCCAAGAGTGG ggaTCCTAACAAACCAGTGCCACAGGACACCAAATTCATCCACACCAAGGCCAACCGCTTTGAGGAGGTGGCCTGGTCCAAGTACGACCCCTACGACCAGCTGTACTTGCACATTGGCCTGAAGCCTCGCATCCGTGATCACTACCGCGCCACCAAGGTGGCCTTCTGGAAACACCTCGTGCCCCATCTCTACAACCTCCACGACATGTTCCACtactcctccaccaccaccaaggTCACCCCACTGGATCCCACCCAGTCTAATGGCAAGAGGGCCGGCAGCACCGGCCGGCCCCCTGTATCCACCGCCCACAACGGCGAAGGCGGGAGGGAGATGGGCCCTCTGATTATGCCGAACCCAAGAGATTACTCCACAGAGCTCAGTGTCACCATTGCCGTGGGGGCGTCACTGCTCTTCCTCAACGTCCTGGCCTTCGCCGCTCTGTACTACCGCAAGGACAAGCGCAGTCGGCAGGACACGTCCCAGCAGCCCAGCCCCCAGCGTGACAGCAAGGGCAACAACGTGAGCCACACCACCACCATAGACGAGACCCTGTCCCAGCAGAGGAACCAGTGTGAAGCCCTTCACAATCCTCTTCACGTCTCGCCCAGCTTGGACTACTCACTGAGCCAGCGCCGCTCCCCCGACGACATCCCTCTGATGACCCCCAACAACATCACCATGATCCCCAACTCCCTGATGGGCCTCTCCAACATGAGTCCATACAGCACCTTCCCCGCTGGTTACAGCTCCGCAGGCCTGCCCAGCACCCACTCGACCACTCGGGTATAG
- the LOC141753115 gene encoding neuroligin-3-like isoform X1 — MWLATFRDHLLPAHLLHHQGTVTITHCALLWWILCSCWSFTKATSQKFYPTVTTQFGKLRGLRVPVPSEVLRPVDQYLGVPYAAPPVGEKRFMPPDQPSSWSGIKNATHFMPVCPQNIHNTVPEIMMPIWFTYNLDTVATYIQDQSEDCLYLNIYAPTEDGGQHKKKGAAFSHAETHISEDIRDSEARPVMVYIHGGSYMEGTGNMMDGSVLASYGNVVVVTLNYRIGILGFLSTGDQAAKGNYGLLDQIQALRWISKNIGYFGGDPGRITVFGSGIGASCVSLLTLSHHSEGLFHRAIIQSGSALSSWAVNYQPVKYTRMLAERVGCNVLDTVDMVSCLQKKSARELVEQDIQPARYRVAFGPVIDGDVIPDDPEILMEQGEFLNYDIMLGVNQGEGLRFVENVMDLEDGVSGSDFDFAVSDFVDSLYGYPEGKDTLRETIKFMYTDWADKDNPETRRKTLVALFTDHQWVEPSVVTADLHARYGSPTYFYAFYHHCQSLMKPVWSDSAHGDEVPYVFGIPMVGPTDLFPCNFSRNDIMLSAVVMTYWTNFAKSGDPNKPVPQDTKFIHTKANRFEEVAWSKYDPYDQLYLHIGLKPRIRDHYRATKVAFWKHLVPHLYNLHDMFHYSSTTTKVTPLDPTQSNGKRAGSTGRPPVSTAHNGEGGREMGPLIMPNPRDYSTELSVTIAVGASLLFLNVLAFAALYYRKDKRSRQDTSQQPSPQRDSKGNNVSHTTTIDETLSQQRNQCEALHNPLHVSPSLDYSLSQRRSPDDIPLMTPNNITMIPNSLMGLSNMSPYSTFPAGYSSAGLPSTHSTTRV, encoded by the exons ATGTGGCTGGCTACATTTAGAGACCATCTGTTGCCTGCACACCTGCTACACCATCAAGGGACTGTAACCATCACCCACTGTGCTCTTCTTTGGTGGATATTATGCTCCTGCTGGTCATTCACCAAGGCGACAAGCCAGAAATTCTACCCGACGGTGACTACCCAGTTCGGGAAACTGCGAGGCCTCAGGGTCCCTGTGCCCAGCGAGGTGCTCCGGCCTGTCGACCAGTACCTGGGGGTCCCCTATGCCGCTCCGCCCGTGGGTGAGAAGCGCTTCATGCCCCCAGACCAGCCCTCCTCTTGGTCAGGTATCAAGAACGCCACCCACTTCATGCCCGTGTGCCCTCAGAACATCCACAACACCGTGCCAGAGATCATGATGCCCATATGGTTCACCTATAACCTGGACACGGTAGCCACATACATTCAGGATCAGAGCGAGGACTGTTTGTATCTAAACATCTACGCTCCGACAGAGGATG GGGGCCAACACAAGAAAAAGGGGGCGGCTTTCTCACATGCTGAGACGCACATATCTGAAG ATATAAGGGACTCCGAAGCCAGACCCGTGATGGTCTACATCCACGGAGGCTCCTATATGGAGGGCACTGGGAACATGATGGACGGTAGCGTGCTGGCCAGTTACGGGAACGTTGTTGTCGTCACGCTCAACTACAGGATTGGAATATTAG GCTTCCTCAGTACTGGTGACCAGGCAGCAAAGGGAAACTACGGACTCCTGGACCAGATTCAAGCCCTCCGTTGGATCAGTAAGAACATTGGTTACTTTGGAGGGGACCCGGGTCGCATCACAGTTTTTGGATCTGGAATCGGTGCTTCCTGTGTCAGTCTGCTAACCCTGTCCCACCACTCAGAGG GTTTGTTCCACAGAGCCATCATCCAAAGCGGTTCAGCCCTGTCCAGCTGGGCTGTCAACTACCAGCCAGTCAAGTACACTCGCATGCTGGCCGAGAGGGTTGGCTGCAATGTGCTAGACACCGTGGACATGGTCTCCTGCCTGCAGAAGAAGAGTGCAAGGGAGCTGGTGGAGCAAGACATCCAGCCTGCCCGGTACCGTGTGGCTTTTGGTCCCGTCATTGACGGAGACGTCATCCCGGACGACCCGGAGATCCTGATGGAGCAGGGGGAGTTCCTCAACTACGATATAATGCTAGGTGTTAATCAGGGAGAAGGGCTACGCTTTGTGGAGAATGTGATGGATCTGGAGGACGGCGTGTCTGGCAGCGACTTTGACTTTGCTGTGTCAGACTTTGTGGACAGTTTGTATGGCTATCCAGAAGGGAAGGACACACTGAGGGAGACAATTAAATTCATGTACACAGACTGGGCCGACAAGGACAACCCAGAGACCAGGAGGAAGACCCTGGTGGCCCTCTTCACCGACCACCAATGGGTGGAGCCCTCAGTGGTGACGGCTGACCTACACGCCCGCTACGGCTCACCTACGTACTTCTACGCCTTCTACCACCACTGCCAGAGCCTCATGAAGCCAGTGTGGTCAGACTCAGCGCACGGAGATGAGGTGCCTTATGTGTTTGGCATCCCCATGGTGGGCCCAACTGACCTCTTCCCCTGTAACTTCTCCAGGAACGACATCATGCTCAGCGCTGTGGTTATGACTTATTGGACCAACTTCGCCAAGAGTGG ggaTCCTAACAAACCAGTGCCACAGGACACCAAATTCATCCACACCAAGGCCAACCGCTTTGAGGAGGTGGCCTGGTCCAAGTACGACCCCTACGACCAGCTGTACTTGCACATTGGCCTGAAGCCTCGCATCCGTGATCACTACCGCGCCACCAAGGTGGCCTTCTGGAAACACCTCGTGCCCCATCTCTACAACCTCCACGACATGTTCCACtactcctccaccaccaccaaggTCACCCCACTGGATCCCACCCAGTCTAATGGCAAGAGGGCCGGCAGCACCGGCCGGCCCCCTGTATCCACCGCCCACAACGGCGAAGGCGGGAGGGAGATGGGCCCTCTGATTATGCCGAACCCAAGAGATTACTCCACAGAGCTCAGTGTCACCATTGCCGTGGGGGCGTCACTGCTCTTCCTCAACGTCCTGGCCTTCGCCGCTCTGTACTACCGCAAGGACAAGCGCAGTCGGCAGGACACGTCCCAGCAGCCCAGCCCCCAGCGTGACAGCAAGGGCAACAACGTGAGCCACACCACCACCATAGACGAGACCCTGTCCCAGCAGAGGAACCAGTGTGAAGCCCTTCACAATCCTCTTCACGTCTCGCCCAGCTTGGACTACTCACTGAGCCAGCGCCGCTCCCCCGACGACATCCCTCTGATGACCCCCAACAACATCACCATGATCCCCAACTCCCTGATGGGCCTCTCCAACATGAGTCCATACAGCACCTTCCCCGCTGGTTACAGCTCCGCAGGCCTGCCCAGCACCCACTCGACCACTCGGGTATAG